The following coding sequences are from one Pseudonocardia sp. HH130630-07 window:
- a CDS encoding transposase, with amino-acid sequence MTEHRSAYSTERAVHVQVAESLGVSRESVRRWVSQHDVDTGVVAGVTSDDREELRRLRAENKRLREVNEVLKSATIFFVGELDPRNR; translated from the coding sequence GTGACCGAGCATCGTTCGGCGTACTCGACCGAGCGTGCCGTGCATGTCCAGGTCGCTGAGTCACTCGGGGTGTCGCGTGAGTCCGTGCGTCGCTGGGTGTCCCAGCACGACGTCGACACCGGCGTCGTAGCGGGCGTGACCAGCGATGACCGCGAGGAGCTGCGGCGGTTGCGGGCGGAGAACAAGCGCCTGCGCGAGGTCAACGAGGTCCTCAAGTCGGCGACGATTTTCTTCGTGGGGGAGCTCGACCCCCGAAACCGCTGA